In a genomic window of Phyllostomus discolor isolate MPI-MPIP mPhyDis1 chromosome 5, mPhyDis1.pri.v3, whole genome shotgun sequence:
- the LOC114497344 gene encoding calmodulin-1-like yields MADQLTEEQTAEFKAAFSLFDKDGDGTITTKELGTVTRSLGQNPTEAELQDMINEVDAAGNDTIDFPEFLAMMARKMKDTDSEEEIREALRVNNKDGNGYITAAELHHVMTNLGENLTDEEVDEMIREADIDGDGQVNYKEFVQMMTAK; encoded by the coding sequence ATGGCTGACCAGCTGACTGAAGAGCAGACTGCAGAATTCAAAGCAGCTTTTTCACTATTTGACAAGGATGGTGATGGGACTATTACAACAAAGGAATTGGGAACTGTAACAAGGTCTCTTGGGCAGAATCCCACAGAAGCAGAGTTACAGGACATGATTAATGAAGTAGATGCTGCTGGTAATGACACAATTGACTTCCCAGAATTTCTGGCAATGatggcaagaaaaatgaaagacacagaCAGTGAAGAAGAAATTAGAGAAGCATTGCGTGTGAATAATAAGGATGGCAATGGCTACATCACTGCAGCAGAGCTTCACCATGTGATGACAAACCTTGGAGAGAATTTAACAGATGAAGAGGTTGATGAAATGATCAGAGAAGCAGATATTGATGGTGATGGTCAAGTAAACTATAAAGAGTTTGTACAAATGATGACAGCAAAGTGA